A single window of Ananas comosus cultivar F153 linkage group 19, ASM154086v1, whole genome shotgun sequence DNA harbors:
- the LOC109725099 gene encoding plant UBX domain-containing protein 4-like, whose translation MEGQGDAAAAAAAVGDEAAEQKALAEAFCGITSATREEAVFFLESSGWALDAAIHSFYDDHLLPNPSSPPPPRPPPQPQHLQDDDDDDDGGGGNGGGDDDEDDEDYLPPEAEDDENRVGLRSSARPVAASASSRLRKAAEKEKKKKTTTTSTSVERGRATIRTLADLNRGSGTGSGSDSDSDEEPEDYYTGGEKSGMLVRDPTRGNHDVASIFKKARKMGAVPGPSQSHQSSSRSFAGTGRLLSGETAPSAPQQPEDITHNIYFWSNGFTVNDGPLRRFDDPENASFLESITKSECPEELEPADRRSKVHVNLVRKQENYPEPVKRHAAFRGVGRVLGSGSSDDSIPEPTATVTTTTTTTTANTSNGLSLDAASPSTSIQLRLADGTRMVARFNTTHTVGDIRAFIDASRPGATRTYRLQTVGFPPKQLDDATVTIEEAGIANSVVIQKL comes from the exons ATGGAGGGGCAGGGCgacgctgcggcggcggcggcggcggtcggcgaCGAGGCGGCGGAGCAGAAGGCTCTCGCCGAGGCGTTCTGCGGCATCACGTCTGCCACCCGCGAGGAGGCCGTCTTCTTTCTCGAGAGCTCCGGCTGGGCCCTCGACGCCGCCATCCACTCCTTCTACGACGACCACCTCCTCCCCAACCCCTCCTCCCCACCTCCACCACGTCCTCCTCCTCAACCTCAGCATCTacaagacgacgacgacgacgacgacggcggcggcggcaatggCGGCGGTGACGATGATGAGGATGATGAGGACTACCTCCCTCCGGAGGCGGAGGACGACGAGAATCGCGTCGGGCTTCGATCCTCCGCCCGACCGGTTGCGGCGTCGGCGAGTTCGAGATTGAGGAAGGCtgcggagaaggagaagaagaagaagacgacgacgacgtcaACGTCGGTGGAAAGAGGCCGAGCGACGATTCGTACCCTCGCCGATCTCAATCGGGGGTCGGGAACGGGATCGGGATCGGATAGCGACTCCGATGAAGAGCCGGAGGATTACTATACCGGTGGCGAGAAGAG TGGGATGCTCGTTCGAGATCCTACAAGAGGAAATCATGATGTGGCTTCAATATTCAAGAAAGCTAGGAAAATGGGAGCTGTGCCGGGACCTTCTCAGTCCCATCAATCATCTTCGAGGAGCTTTGCAGGGACTGGCAGGCTCTTATCAGGTGAAACAGCACCGTCAGCTCCTCAACAACCTGAGGATATCACTCATAATATCTATTTCTGGAGCAATGGATTCACTGTAAATGATGGTCCATTAAGAAGGTTTGATGATCCTGAAAATGCTTCGTTCCTTGAG AGTATTACAAAGTCGGAATGCCCAGAGGAGCTTGAGCCAGCTGATAGGAGATCCAAAGTTCATGTCAATCTCGTTAGGAAACAAGAAAATTACCCT GAGCCCGTGAAGCGCCACGCTGCATTTCGAGGTGTAGGAAGAGTTCTTGGAAGTGGATCTTCCGATGACTCCATCCCTGAGCCCACCGCAACtgttactactactactactaccaccACTGCGAACACTAGTAACGGCCTTTCATTGGATGCTGCTTCGCCGTCTACCTCTATCCAGTTAAGGTTGGCTGACGGCACTCGCATGGTGGCGCGTTTCAATACCACCCACACGGTCGGCGACATACGGGCGTTCATTGATGCATCGCGACCCGGAGCGACGAGGACGTACCGGCTACAAACCGTCGGCTTCCCCCCGAAGCAGCTCGATGATGCCACCGTGACAATAGAGGAAGCGGGCATTGCTAACTCGGTTGTCATTCAGAAACTCTAG